A window of Calditrichia bacterium contains these coding sequences:
- a CDS encoding tetratricopeptide repeat protein, which translates to MPKSAKPSPGVLLRKPFEDEINRCKNAITTNPNDPTFYAYLAHAYIVLWCYGFIPHAEALPPATEAVEKALAIDPECGMAHTVLGLIRESHWQWDAIESELKLGIQFAPDDALAHNWYANYLYANSRFAEAYIMAETAVTLSSDPGLKIGLGAISYFTQDFERLKREMLAVIADHPDYAPAYDWLGMAYIQLQEFDKSIEAYETAAKLSGRLAEILGGLGHAYGIAGREIDARNILNEMKEYAESVHVPPVQIAFVYAGLGDDNNTIAMLERAFAEKSWELIFIRTEPWFEHLHDDSRFQRIVERMQFLPLG; encoded by the coding sequence ATGCCGAAATCCGCGAAACCTTCTCCGGGCGTGTTGCTCCGCAAACCGTTTGAAGATGAAATCAACCGTTGTAAAAATGCCATTACCACCAACCCGAATGACCCTACTTTTTACGCATATCTGGCACATGCGTATATTGTGTTGTGGTGTTATGGTTTTATTCCGCATGCAGAAGCGCTTCCTCCAGCTACTGAAGCGGTTGAAAAAGCGTTGGCAATTGATCCGGAATGCGGTATGGCGCATACCGTTTTGGGGCTGATCCGGGAGTCGCACTGGCAATGGGACGCTATTGAAAGCGAGCTGAAACTGGGCATCCAGTTCGCGCCGGACGATGCGCTGGCACATAACTGGTATGCCAATTATCTGTATGCCAACAGCCGTTTTGCAGAAGCTTATATAATGGCGGAAACAGCCGTAACGCTGTCATCGGACCCCGGATTGAAGATCGGTTTGGGCGCCATCAGCTATTTTACGCAGGATTTTGAACGATTGAAGCGGGAAATGCTGGCGGTGATTGCGGATCATCCCGATTATGCCCCGGCGTATGACTGGCTGGGAATGGCATATATCCAGCTTCAGGAATTTGATAAATCCATAGAAGCATACGAAACGGCTGCAAAACTTTCCGGCAGATTGGCGGAGATATTGGGCGGGTTGGGTCATGCCTATGGCATCGCCGGAAGGGAAATCGACGCCCGGAACATCCTGAACGAAATGAAGGAATATGCCGAAAGCGTGCATGTGCCGCCGGTGCAAATCGCTTTTGTTTACGCCGGTTTGGGGGATGATAACAACACTATCGCGATGCTGGAACGCGCCTTTGCCGAGAAATCGTGGGAACTGATTTTTATACGAACAGAACCGTGGTTTGAACATTTGCACGATGATTCCCGGTTTCAACGGATTGTTGAGCGAATGCAATTCCTGCCGTTGGGCTAA
- a CDS encoding phage tail protein — MADDGQATFEWKAPQFHFQVNWGGVLMSFQEVTGLDSDTDPIKYRSGNSDAISLAEMPGLKKSGNIILKRGTVASDTAFREWFNQIQLNEIKRVPVTIRLMDETGAATTTWTVTNAYPLKISGTTLDDGSGNAAIESIEVANDGFTIG; from the coding sequence ATGGCAGACGATGGGCAAGCGACATTCGAATGGAAAGCACCTCAATTTCATTTTCAGGTGAATTGGGGCGGTGTGCTCATGTCGTTTCAGGAAGTAACCGGGCTGGACAGCGACACCGATCCAATAAAATACCGTTCCGGCAATAGTGATGCTATTTCATTAGCCGAAATGCCCGGATTAAAGAAATCTGGCAATATCATCCTGAAAAGAGGTACTGTGGCAAGCGATACCGCATTCCGGGAATGGTTTAACCAGATTCAACTGAATGAGATCAAGCGCGTGCCGGTTACTATCCGCCTGATGGACGAAACCGGTGCAGCAACAACAACCTGGACAGTAACCAATGCCTATCCGCTAAAGATTTCCGGCACTACTTTAGACGACGGTAGTGGCAATGCTGCTATTGAATCTATCGAAGTTGCTAACGATGGGTTTACGATAGGGTAA
- a CDS encoding cache domain-containing protein produces MVKTFILNQLHSIHGKVMLAVTTVMVLVLAANVVISNYAIQKYEAYTASLTNKLLTETYEKELMSTTQTAVSIVKAVYQRTDLNSAEKLALTRSLLHPVRFGKEGYFFGYELNTGVNLIHGSKPELNGKNLWDAKDANQEYFIQALNKNSQKDGVFTKYFYPKINSGANESYPKLATSYLIPEANMWIGTGAYIDDIETNQAKFSTEIHDMIGGYKATALQFFIILSIVSLISISFVVKKITRPIKTVTAIAKSISLGDLDHRISSTRKDEVGQLLQSFQLMGDYLQSMANTAEKLSTFDLTADVHLQSEKDRLGLAFTQMVDSLKHQVKEISEMVRVLNAAANQVSASSTVASQATSQISAAIQQLSIGASEQSNATVQANSSVLEMKRTIDGVAEGVNKQSEAVAKTANFSNQMAYEIKQVAKSVKVGMEMATNATGAANKGAEIVNSTINVMQVIKTKVDKSAEKMLEMNKSSEQVGSIIETIDDIASQINLLALNAAIEAARAGEHGKGFAVVADEVRKLAEKSSNATNKIAAHLNAIKSNVVSAISSMEEGLAEIQNGVEHSNQAGNAIQTIIHAVKNVNAQVNGISNASIKMSESSNDMISAMHLVSDIVDQNSAAAEEMAASSVQISQVIGNIAHVSEEISSAIADVGKATEQMDQQVSAASTSSQSLGEIAVALSNIINQFKLLDKPAVGRDERVPTVEISAPYTVQV; encoded by the coding sequence ATGGTAAAGACCTTTATTCTCAATCAATTGCATAGTATCCACGGTAAGGTGATGTTGGCGGTTACAACTGTTATGGTTCTGGTATTGGCTGCAAATGTCGTTATTTCGAACTATGCCATCCAGAAATATGAAGCATATACCGCTTCGCTCACCAATAAGCTCCTTACAGAAACGTATGAAAAAGAGCTGATGAGCACAACCCAAACGGCGGTTTCTATTGTAAAGGCGGTGTATCAACGCACCGATCTGAATTCGGCTGAAAAGCTGGCGTTAACCCGTTCGCTGTTACATCCGGTTCGTTTTGGCAAGGAAGGTTATTTTTTTGGTTATGAGTTGAACACCGGTGTAAACCTTATCCATGGCTCCAAACCGGAGTTAAACGGGAAAAATCTCTGGGATGCAAAGGATGCCAATCAGGAATATTTTATTCAGGCGTTAAACAAAAATTCGCAAAAAGATGGCGTGTTTACCAAGTATTTTTATCCCAAAATAAATAGCGGTGCGAATGAATCTTATCCGAAACTGGCGACATCCTATCTGATACCTGAAGCCAATATGTGGATCGGAACCGGTGCCTATATAGATGATATCGAAACCAACCAGGCCAAATTTTCAACGGAAATTCACGATATGATCGGCGGTTACAAAGCAACCGCGCTGCAGTTTTTTATCATCTTGTCAATTGTCAGTTTGATCAGTATTTCGTTTGTCGTAAAAAAAATCACCCGACCGATCAAAACCGTTACTGCCATTGCAAAAAGTATCTCGTTGGGCGATCTCGATCACCGGATTTCTTCTACCCGGAAAGATGAGGTGGGGCAGTTGTTACAGTCCTTCCAGCTAATGGGTGATTATTTACAGTCGATGGCAAACACCGCAGAAAAGCTGTCCACCTTTGATTTAACGGCAGATGTCCACCTTCAATCTGAAAAGGATCGATTGGGATTGGCTTTCACGCAAATGGTGGACAGTTTGAAACACCAGGTAAAAGAAATATCGGAAATGGTTCGCGTGCTAAATGCTGCCGCAAACCAGGTTTCTGCATCTTCCACAGTAGCCAGTCAGGCGACGTCACAAATCAGCGCGGCAATCCAGCAACTTTCCATTGGGGCAAGTGAACAATCCAATGCAACGGTTCAGGCAAACAGTTCTGTTCTGGAAATGAAACGAACCATCGATGGCGTTGCCGAAGGCGTTAACAAGCAATCTGAGGCGGTGGCAAAGACGGCAAATTTTAGCAATCAAATGGCGTACGAAATAAAGCAGGTTGCCAAAAGTGTTAAAGTGGGGATGGAGATGGCCACCAATGCGACCGGCGCCGCAAACAAAGGTGCGGAAATTGTCAATTCGACCATAAACGTGATGCAAGTGATCAAAACCAAGGTCGATAAATCGGCTGAAAAGATGTTGGAAATGAACAAAAGCTCAGAGCAGGTTGGCTCCATTATCGAAACAATTGATGATATTGCATCGCAAATTAACTTGCTCGCCCTGAATGCGGCAATCGAAGCCGCCCGCGCCGGTGAACACGGCAAAGGGTTTGCCGTTGTTGCGGACGAAGTGCGAAAGCTGGCTGAAAAATCGTCGAATGCTACCAATAAAATTGCAGCCCACCTCAATGCCATTAAAAGCAATGTGGTTTCGGCAATTTCATCGATGGAAGAAGGATTGGCAGAAATCCAGAACGGTGTTGAACATTCAAACCAGGCCGGCAATGCCATCCAGACCATTATTCATGCGGTTAAAAATGTAAATGCGCAGGTTAACGGCATTTCAAATGCTTCGATAAAAATGAGCGAATCTTCCAATGATATGATTTCGGCAATGCATCTGGTATCGGATATTGTCGATCAAAACAGCGCTGCTGCGGAAGAAATGGCTGCCAGCTCTGTTCAAATCTCTCAGGTTATCGGTAATATCGCACATGTCAGTGAGGAAATCAGTTCCGCCATTGCTGATGTCGGCAAAGCCACAGAACAAATGGATCAGCAGGTGAGCGCGGCGAGCACTTCTTCGCAATCGCTGGGCGAGATTGCCGTGGCGTTATCAAATATTATCAATCAATTTAAACTGTTGGACAAGCCGGCAGTTGGTCGTGACGAACGAGTCCCCACAGTTGAGATATCTGCGCCATACACGGTTCAGGTTTAA
- a CDS encoding dihydrofolate reductase family protein: MRKIIAALNMTIDGVCDHTAGIPDAELHQHYTNLLDQGDTILYGRTTYQLMEYWRTVLEHPSEEQAMNDFARAIDRIPKIVFSRTLNTVDWESATLATRDLKDEVLALKQSRNGGSKPIFVGSRSLIIQLIKLNLIDECQLCIHPVVAGKGLPLFEDINDRILFKLVKHKTFNSGAVILYYQPK; this comes from the coding sequence ATGCGGAAAATAATTGCAGCCTTAAATATGACAATTGACGGGGTTTGCGACCATACTGCCGGAATACCCGATGCCGAATTACATCAACATTATACAAACCTGTTAGATCAGGGAGATACAATTCTGTATGGCAGGACGACGTATCAACTGATGGAATATTGGCGAACCGTGCTGGAACATCCTTCTGAAGAACAAGCAATGAATGACTTTGCAAGGGCTATAGACAGGATTCCGAAAATCGTTTTCTCCCGCACGCTTAATACGGTAGACTGGGAAAGCGCAACCCTGGCAACACGTGACTTAAAGGATGAAGTGTTGGCACTCAAGCAATCCCGCAATGGCGGGAGTAAGCCCATTTTTGTCGGTAGTCGCAGTTTGATTATTCAGCTGATAAAACTAAATTTGATTGATGAATGCCAGCTTTGCATTCATCCGGTTGTTGCAGGTAAGGGGTTGCCTTTATTTGAAGATATTAACGACCGGATTCTTTTTAAACTCGTTAAGCATAAAACCTTTAACAGCGGCGCGGTAATCCTGTATTATCAACCGAAGTAG